The window GGATCAAGAGCTCATGGCCAAGAGgggaccaggcccacccacaaACACTGTTGTTGTGGCAGGGATGTGGCAACACAGAAAGGAGCCAGGGGATGGGCTCCCAGCAATCTGGGGGCCACAgagactggtttgagtgcagAGGGAGTGGGCTAGGGCTAGCCCTGGTGGTAGGATTCACAGGTGTcgggctcctgggctgcagctgctcagtcacctcctggcactcaggtgcatcagttcattgtcctcatgccagtggtgggggcagccctaatgcacagggtctgaaaaatgctcAGATGTACCTGTAGTGTGTGAGAGGAAGGAGGATGACAAACGTGGGCGTGGCCACCTCGCCAGGTGTGGGTCTTGAGggaacttctgtctcctttcaggtgGCACAGAATGTGGTCCTGTACACAGGCGACCccaacctggggctggagctgtttgAGGCAGCTGGAGACATCTTCTTCAATGGGGCCTGGGAGCGGGAGAAAGCCGTGTCCTTCTACCGGgtgagctggcctgtgggctgatgTAGGTGGGCCTCAGGGAGGCACctggagggctgaggcacaggtgtGGCAGGGCAGAGGCCTCCCACCTGGAGGCAGGGCCACCCATGCACATGCTAAGTTTCCAAGTGGTCTCACCGGGAATGATATTGACCGTGCCCCTGCCTGGGACAAACGCTCGGGGCCTGGATGTGACAATGGCTCTACCCTTGTACCTGATTATCTCAAGCAACCATGAGCGGGAAGTCCTGTCCCCatctttcagatgaggaaactgaggctcagagaggcacagggacatgtcaaaggacacacagcatgtcagtgggaggcccaggtctgcatgcACCCCGAAGTGGGAtggcttctcccttcctctgagctcacggtgtggctcagccctgggcacagatAAATGTGGTGTTTTTAGAGCAGAGAGGAGTGCTGGCTTCCCCCAGTCAGACCCCCGGTgcccaggtgggagaggctggtctGAGGCTGCCGGGTGTAGCTGGATGGGCCTCAGGTGACTCTTCATCCCCCAACTTGGGTGTCTGAACTCTGTGTTATCCCAGagcacagagctgtgtggagGTGCAGGGGTAGCTGGGCCGTGGGAAGATCCAAGCACATGTTTGAGCTCTGAGGAGGGCGCTGGGCAAGGTGGGTGCTGCGGGAAACCTGACCCCTCCTGCCTGTGTGGTAGGACTGGGTCCTGGCCCTGGCGGTGACTATGGGGAACCGCAAGGTGGAGCTGCAGCTACAGCTGTGCAACAAGCTGGTGGCACTCCTGGCCACACTGGAGAAGCCCCAGGAGGGCTTGGAGTTTGCCTACGTGGCCCTAGCACTCAGGATCACTCTGGGTAAGTCCCCTGAGCCCCCATCCTGCCAGGACCCACACTTTGCCAGAGCCCAACCTCCAGGTCTGCAGGGcaggagctgaaacagctgctggattttcctggtctcctgtccaggcaggcagatctgcccAACTGGCTTCCCTGTCCGGCTGTGGGGCACAGCCCGAGGTCTCTCATGCAGTGAgctctgtttcctctgcctgttccCGCTGCTGACCACAGGGGCTGCCCagtgtgccctctgccttccagacatgCCAGGCATCTCATTGGTCCATGTATGTGCCAGACTGAGTGGCACATTCCCTTTCTCTTGTGCCCTTCCCACCCTCATCAACCACATGGCTATCTGGCTGATAAAATCCCAGTTCCCCTTCCAGCTGTCTGCCCCTTAAGGCCGGGCATcccctggtgctgtgccagggtcGTCTGTCCCCCTCCAGAGACACGGAACCCTAGGCAGGCCGCATGCCCCAGCGCCTTGTGCCCTGTGGcccagtacacagtaggtgtgcaaCGGACTCCCCAAAGTAGGGGGCTCTGATCGTGACACACCCAGGAGGAGTCGGATGTCACGtctgtgggttgcctggagcCGGGGTGCCCGGGAGCACCCGGACTACATGGCTTTTGGGCTCCCCTGGTTAAAaccagtgagcaaaggcaggtggCTATGTGTAGGCACAGAGCTGGGCCATCCAAGTCCGACTTTGCCAAAACCTCACAGTAGACAGGGGCAGGCCTTATTAGTTctgctttgcagatgggaaagTGAGTCTGGGAACCCGGAAGGGACTGGCCAGAGCTGCCCAGGTGACCGCAGGTGCCTGGAGGCAAGCCAGGTGTGCTGCCCGGGGTCTGCATATctgctcctgaggggcctgtgccctccctgccccagaGAGCCACGTCCTCACACCTGTCCCTTTGGCCTGCACCCCAGGGGACCGGCTGAACGAGCACGTGGCCTACCACCGGCTGGCCACCCTGCACCATCGGCTGGGCCATGGCAAGCTGGCGGAGCACTTCTACCTCAAGACCCTGTAGCTCTGCAACTCGCCGCTGGAGTTCGACGAGGAGACCCTCTACTACGTGAAGGTGTACGTGGTTCTCTGTGACATCATCTTCTACGACCtgaaggtgggtggggaggggcagggctcggggTGTTCTCAGCCCCCTTGGAGTGGGATCTCCACCCAGACCCcagaggcctgggttccagccttccTTAGGAATGGCCCAGTGGCCTCCCTGGAGCTCTGCACGTGGCTGGAGGAGCCGGCAGTGTTAGCAGATACAACCCAGCTCCCAAGctggccaggccccaccctcaagaactcagtctcagccagggaggctgacacatgagtgGGCAATGGTGGCCTCTGGGTAAAGAAGGAGGATTGTAGTCAGGGGGaccctcctggaggaggtgacaccaaAGCTGAGTCTTGACAGTCGAGTGTCAAGTTGCATGTAACAAAGAAAACAGGGTCGGGAGAAGGACATTTCGGAGGATGGCATCATCCTCACATTGAATCCACGTTGCAAGATCCAACCCAAATCCTGGcgcctcctctaggaagcctgcccagggtgccagcctgcactgagcaactccttcctggagtcccgagacaccttgaatcttcacatcacccaggaagggtggggtgggaccagGGTCTTACCATCGggttcacagatggggaaaccccAACTCACAGCAGTTGCAGTGGGGCAgggccccagccagccaggctgaGGCCTTGCTGGGTCGGGTCTGTCTGGAGGGGAGGTGCTGTGCTCCGtctgcccccagccctgcaggggTGGAGTGCTGGGACTGGCAGACTCAGACCTGGGGTGTCTCCACCCCTCTGCCCCGCAGGCACCGCCCTTCCTCAGCATCGCGCCAGCACCGTGTCAGTGCTCCTTATGGGCTGAGGGGCCAGGACACTCCAGTCCTGGGGCCAAGATCTTGGGGACCTTAGAACAACATGAGGAGCTGGGGCAGCCCTAAGACCCCGCCCCATATCCCCCACCGCAGGCCTGGGGCTGCCCGGGAGGCCCCCGCCCAGTGCTGTTGACACCTGGTGGTCAGAAGTGGTCCCTGTGGCCTCGCAAGTCCCAGCCAGACAGGGAGGTGCCACGTGTCAGACCCAGAGGGACGCTGCTCACCGCTCAGGGGCTCCCCTGGGACCCAGGGGGACGGGCCTCCCAGAAGAGGCCTTTATCTCTTTTGGTCAAGCCTGCCGCCCACTCCACCTGtccaggaggaaggaaagggccaAGTAGTACCTGAGAGGCCAAAGTCCATGGTTGGGGTTGAGAGGCAGaggcctccttcacctccttcccatgcacagccctctgggCCTCATCGTGACTATGCTGTCAGCGCAGGCCagcttcccacagggaggcccccttGGAATTCCCCAAGGGTGGCTGTCTTTTCAAGGCTACGCCCTCCTCCTTGTATaggaggctctggacccagggcccagaggagtgggagaaaCAGCCGGGCTGCATGGAGCCTGGAAGGCTGGCAGAGAGGCAGGGGTAAATGGGCATCTTGGCCGATTGCCCTAAAATGGGGTCCCCTATAGTCTCCACATGAGAGCGAGCCCTGGAATAGGGAGGATTAGGTGTGTCCTGGCTCAGcctgccactcactagctgctGCACATACTACAGGCACGTGGAAATGCACACGCAAATGCACACGGGCACAGGCACACGCAcagacacaggcatgcacacaggcacacggacacgcacacacaggcatgcacacaggcacacgaacacacacacacaagcatgcacacaggcacacggacacgcacacacaggcacacgcacaGGCACACGCAGAGGCATTGGCTGGCTCCTTCCAGTTTAGTTGGGATGCCcccaccccttcaggaagcctttgccttCCACCCCCGGCTGAGTCGGGGGCCTCCTGGGCCCCCCACAGGCTCCTGGACTTCCCTCTGCCACAGCCCTGGCCACCCTGTGTGGTGAGTGTTCACTCCCAGGTCCCTCGGAATAGGA of the Chlorocebus sabaeus isolate Y175 chromosome 8, mChlSab1.0.hap1, whole genome shotgun sequence genome contains:
- the LOC140712178 gene encoding SH3 domain and tetratricopeptide repeat-containing protein 1-like; the protein is MGNRKVELQLQLCNKLVALLATLEKPQEGLEFAYVALALRITLGDRLNEHVAYHRLATLHHRLGHGKLAEHFYLKTL